In the Mastomys coucha isolate ucsf_1 unplaced genomic scaffold, UCSF_Mcou_1 pScaffold18, whole genome shotgun sequence genome, one interval contains:
- the Pcsk9 gene encoding proprotein convertase subtilisin/kexin type 9, translating into MGTHCSWWPRWPLSPLLLLLLLLCPTGAGAQDEEGDYEELMLALPSQEDGLADEAAHVATATFRRCSKEAWRLPGTYMVVLMEETQRLQIEQAAHRLKTRAARRGYVIKVLHVFYDLFPGFLVKMSSDLLGLALKLPHVEYIEEDSFVFAQSIPWNLERIIPARQQTEEDSSPDGSSQVEVYLLDTSIQSGHREIEGRVTITDFNSVPEEDGTRFHRQASKCDSHGTHLAGVVSGRDAGVAKGTSLHSLRVLNCQGKGTVSGTLIGLEFIRKRQLVQPSGPLVVLLPLAGGYSRILNTACQHLARTGVVLVAAAGNFRDDACLYSPASAPEVITVGATNAQDQPVTLGTLGTNFGRCVDLFAPGKDIIGASSDCSTCFMSQSGTSQAAAHVAGIVAMMLTREPTLTLAELRQRLIYFSTKDVINMAWFPEDQQVLTPNLVAILPPSTHETGGQLLCRTVWSAHSGPTRTATAIAHCAPEEELLSCSSFSRSGRRRGDRIEAIGGQHVCKALNAFGGEGVYAVARCCLLPRANCSIHNTPAARAGLETHVHCHQKDHVLTGCGFHWEAEGLSIQRQPVLRSRRQPGQCVGHQAASVYASCCHAPGLECKIKEHGISGPAEQVTVACEAGWTLTGCNVLPGASLTLGAYSVDNLCVARVLDTDRADRTSEEATVAAAVCCRSRPSAKASWVQ; encoded by the exons GAGGCCTGGAGGCTGCCAGGAACCTACATGGTGGTGCTGATGGAGGAGACCCAGCGACTGCAGATTGAACAAGCTGCGCATCGCCTGAAGACCCGGGCTGCTCGCCGGGGTTATGTCATCAAGGTTCTGCATGTCTTTTATGACCTCTTCCCAGGCTTCTTGGTGAAGATGAGCAGTGACCTGTTGGGTCTG GCCCTGAAGTTGCCCCATGTGGAGTACATTGAGGAAGACTCATTTGTCTTCGCCCAGAGCATCCCATGGAACCTGGAGCGGATTATCCCAGCTCGGCagcagacagaggaagacagctcCCCTG ATGGAAGTAGCCAGGTGGAGGTGTATCTCTTAGATACCAGCATCCAGAGTGGCCATCGGGAGATTGAGGGCAGGGTCACCATCACTGACTTCAACAGCGTGCCCGAGGAGGATGGGACACGCTTCCACAGACAG GCAAGCAAGTGTGATAGCCATGGCACCCACCTGGCAGGTGTGGTCAGCGGCCGGGATGCTGGTGTGGCTAAGGGCACCAGCCTGCACAGTCTTCGTGTGCTCAATTGTCAAGGGAAGGGCACAGTCAGCGGCACTCTCATAG GCCTGGAGTTCATTCGGAAGCGCCAGCTAGTCCAGCCTTCAGGACCACTCGTGGTGCTGCTGCCCCTGGCGGGTGGGTATAGCCGGATCCTCAACACTGCCTGCCAGCACCTGGCAAGGACTGGGGTAGTGCTGGTGGCAGCAGCGGGGAACTTCCGGGACGATGCCTGCCTCTACTCCCCAGCTTCCGCTCCAGAG GTCATCACAGTTGGGGCCACAAATGCCCAGGACCAGCCAGTCACCCTGGGGACTTTGGGGACCAACTTTGGACGCTGTGTGGATCTCTTTGCCCCCGGGAAGGACATCATCGGAGCCTCCAGTGACTGCAGCACATGCTTCATGTCACAGAGTGGGACATCACAGGCTGCTGCCCACGTGGCTG GCATTGTGGCTATGATGCTGACTCGAGAGCCGACACTTACCCTGGCTGAGCTGCGGCAGAGGTTGATCTACTTCTCTACCAAAGACGTCATCAACATGGCCTGGTTCCCTGAGGACCAGCAGGTGCTGACCCCCAACCTGGTTGCCATACTGCCCCCCAGCACGCATGAGACAG GTGGGCAGCTGCTGTGCAGGACGGTGTGGTCGGCCCACTCGGGGCCCACTCGTACAGCTACAGCTATAGCTCACTGTGCCCCAGAAGAGGAGCTGCTGAGCTGTTCCAGCTTCTCCAGGAGCGGGAGGCGAAGGGGTGATCGGATTGAG GCCATAGGGGGCCAGCATGTCTGCAAGGCCCTCAATGCATTTGGGGGTGAAGGTGTCTATGCTGTCGCGAGGTGCTGCCTGCTTCCCCGTGCCAACTGCAGCATCCACAACACCCCTGCAGCCAGAGCTGGCCTGGAGACCCATGTCCACTGCCACCAGAAGGACCATGTTCTCACAG GCTGTGGCTTCCATTGGGAGGCGGAAGGTCTTAGCATCCAGCGGCAGCCTGTGCTGAGGTCCAGACGCCAGCCTGGCCAGTGCGTTGGCCACCAGGCGGCCAGTGTCTAtgcttcctgctgccatgccccgGGTCTGGAATGTAAAATCAAAGAGCATGGCATCTCAGGTCCTGCAGAGCAG GTCACCGTGGCCTGTGAGGCAGGATGGACCCTGACTGGATGCAATGTGCTCCCTGGGGCATCCCTCACTCTGGGGGCCTACAGTGTGGACAACCTGTGTGTGGCAAGAGTCCTTGACACTGACAGAGCAGACAGGACCAGTGAAGAAGCCACAGTAGCTGCTGCCGTCTGCTGCCGGAGCCGGCCTTCAGCAAAGGCCTCCTGGGTTCAGTGA